A part of Variovorax sp. HW608 genomic DNA contains:
- a CDS encoding ABC transporter ATP-binding protein — protein MSSSIPRLRVHGLRSELAGPFDLHVDAGECVVLMGKSGAGKTVLLRLIADLDPPRTGAVELDGVRREALSGPDWRRRVIYQPAEPAWWSPVVRQHFGGVDIGKVQAMVAALGLPDAILDAELMHLSTGERQRLALIRSLSRGPSALLLDEPTASLDQASTLAYEALLRQETARGTAVLWVTHSEEQAGRVGHRRLTVADRALQSA, from the coding sequence ATGTCCTCATCGATCCCCCGGCTTCGCGTGCATGGTCTTCGCTCCGAGCTCGCGGGACCGTTCGATCTCCATGTCGATGCCGGCGAGTGCGTGGTCCTCATGGGCAAGTCGGGTGCCGGCAAGACCGTGCTGCTGAGACTGATCGCGGACCTCGATCCGCCCCGGACCGGCGCGGTGGAACTGGACGGCGTCCGCCGCGAAGCGCTGAGCGGGCCGGACTGGCGTCGCCGGGTCATCTACCAGCCGGCCGAGCCGGCATGGTGGTCGCCGGTCGTGCGCCAGCACTTCGGCGGTGTCGACATCGGCAAGGTGCAGGCGATGGTCGCCGCACTGGGCCTGCCGGACGCCATCCTCGACGCCGAGCTCATGCATCTCTCGACAGGCGAGCGCCAGCGGCTGGCATTGATCAGGTCGCTGTCGCGCGGTCCATCGGCGCTGTTGCTGGACGAGCCGACGGCGTCGCTCGACCAGGCGTCCACCCTGGCCTACGAGGCCTTGCTGCGCCAGGAGACCGCGAGGGGAACCGCAGTCCTTTGGGTGACCCACTCGGAGGAGCAGGCCGGGCGCGTCGGGCATCGTCGTCTCACCGTGGCCGATCGGGCCCTGCAGAGCGCATGA
- a CDS encoding ABC transporter permease has protein sequence MNVIQLQFTDIALAATLVLANAIASMVLQLGVHRQVLWAALRMVVQLLLVGYVLRLVFQSQSPAFTALVAAVMMAAAAREVAVRPEWRLRKGGNYGIAAATVSVSSVATVVLALLTAIRPEPWHDPRYAIPLLGIVLGSVLNSASLGLDSFFDGVAVRRTAIEAQLALGETIREALRELVRTSIRRGIIPIINQMSAAGIITLPGIMTGQLLAGMDPIESAKYQILLLLLLTGAGALASIGSVLLAARLITDERQRLRMDRLVHAQAAKRQE, from the coding sequence ATGAACGTCATCCAGCTGCAATTCACCGACATCGCGCTCGCGGCCACGCTGGTGCTCGCGAATGCCATCGCCTCGATGGTCCTGCAGTTGGGCGTGCATCGCCAGGTGCTCTGGGCAGCACTGCGGATGGTGGTGCAACTGCTGCTGGTCGGCTACGTGCTCAGGCTGGTGTTCCAGTCCCAGTCGCCTGCCTTCACGGCGCTCGTGGCCGCGGTGATGATGGCCGCCGCGGCCCGGGAAGTGGCGGTGCGGCCCGAGTGGCGCCTGCGCAAGGGCGGCAACTACGGCATTGCCGCGGCCACCGTGTCGGTGTCGAGCGTGGCGACGGTGGTGCTGGCCCTGCTCACCGCGATCCGGCCCGAGCCATGGCACGACCCGCGCTACGCCATTCCGCTGCTGGGCATCGTGCTCGGCAGCGTGCTCAATTCCGCGAGTCTGGGGCTCGACAGCTTCTTCGACGGCGTGGCGGTGCGGCGGACGGCGATCGAGGCGCAGCTCGCGCTGGGTGAAACCATCCGCGAGGCGCTCAGGGAACTGGTGCGGACGTCGATCCGGCGCGGCATCATCCCGATCATCAACCAGATGTCGGCCGCGGGCATCATCACCTTGCCCGGGATCATGACCGGACAGTTGCTCGCGGGCATGGATCCGATCGAATCGGCGAAGTACCAGATCCTGCTCTTGCTGTTGCTGACGGGCGCCGGTGCCCTGGCCTCGATCGGCTCGGTGCTGCTGGCGGCCCGCCTGATCACGGATGAGCGCCAGCGCCTGCGCATGGACAGGCTGGTCCATGCACAGGCGGCCAAACGGCAGGAATGA
- a CDS encoding SMR family transporter, whose amino-acid sequence MKVIDFLWILSGVLLNAAAQLLLKAGANSVGEINMSAGANALWRTAMGLAMHPGILGGLACYGISVVVWIVALSRVEVSIAYPMLSIGYVVNALLAWWLFGESVGLQRWLGIGVIIVGVILVARSGHSA is encoded by the coding sequence ATGAAAGTCATCGATTTCCTCTGGATCCTCAGCGGCGTGCTGCTGAACGCAGCCGCACAGCTGCTGCTCAAGGCCGGCGCCAACAGCGTCGGCGAAATCAACATGTCGGCCGGCGCGAACGCGCTCTGGCGCACCGCCATGGGCCTCGCGATGCATCCCGGCATCCTCGGCGGGCTGGCCTGCTATGGCATCAGCGTGGTCGTGTGGATCGTCGCGCTGTCGCGGGTGGAGGTCAGCATCGCCTACCCGATGCTGTCGATCGGCTACGTCGTCAACGCGCTGCTCGCATGGTGGCTGTTCGGCGAGAGCGTCGGCCTGCAGCGCTGGCTGGGCATCGGCGTGATCATCGTCGGCGTGATCCTGGTCGCGCGCAGCGGGCATTCGGCATAG
- a CDS encoding Bug family tripartite tricarboxylate transporter substrate binding protein: MNPSITRRGAVLGGLSCLIGAAAFPAQAAAYPERPVRLLIGFPPAGGADFVGRLVAQRMSQTLGGNVIVENKAGANGMIAAADVARSQADGYTLLLGVTASQSISPVLVTKPLYDPLRDFTPISMVGFTPLVLVVNPKLPVRSVGEFIGYVKESKEPVPYGSAGIGNITHMAAELFVQTTGASQLRHIPYKGSGQVITDLIGGQVQAYFDTLPSSLPFIQSGQLRALAVTGQARSAAAPDIPTMQEAGLADYSPTTWFGVLAPPRLDSAIAQQLNAALEQGFSDAESRKGLTVRGVEPVLNSPAEFRAELEADLSRWRGVTRKAGITLE, translated from the coding sequence GTGAACCCTTCCATCACCCGCAGAGGCGCCGTGCTCGGCGGTCTTTCCTGTCTGATTGGAGCTGCGGCCTTTCCCGCGCAGGCGGCCGCCTATCCTGAGCGTCCGGTTCGCCTGTTGATCGGCTTTCCGCCCGCCGGCGGCGCTGACTTCGTGGGCCGGCTCGTGGCCCAGCGCATGAGCCAGACGCTGGGCGGCAACGTCATCGTCGAGAACAAGGCAGGCGCCAACGGCATGATCGCGGCGGCCGACGTGGCGCGCTCGCAAGCGGACGGCTACACGCTGCTTCTGGGCGTGACCGCGAGCCAGTCCATCAGCCCCGTGCTGGTGACGAAGCCGCTCTACGATCCCTTGCGGGACTTCACGCCGATCAGCATGGTCGGCTTCACGCCGCTGGTGCTGGTCGTCAACCCCAAGCTGCCGGTCAGGTCAGTGGGCGAGTTCATCGGCTACGTCAAGGAGAGCAAGGAACCGGTGCCCTACGGCTCGGCCGGCATCGGCAACATCACGCACATGGCGGCCGAACTCTTCGTGCAGACCACCGGCGCCAGCCAGCTTCGGCATATTCCGTACAAGGGAAGCGGGCAGGTCATCACCGACCTGATCGGCGGGCAGGTGCAGGCCTACTTCGACACGCTGCCCTCGTCCCTGCCCTTCATCCAGAGCGGGCAGTTGCGTGCCCTGGCGGTGACCGGACAAGCACGCTCCGCTGCCGCACCCGACATCCCGACCATGCAGGAAGCCGGCCTTGCCGACTACAGCCCCACGACATGGTTCGGTGTCCTGGCGCCCCCCAGACTCGACAGCGCCATCGCGCAGCAGCTCAACGCCGCGCTCGAACAGGGCTTCAGCGATGCGGAGTCCCGCAAGGGGCTGACCGTCCGGGGCGTGGAACCCGTACTCAACAGCCCGGCCGAATTCCGCGCCGAGCTCGAAGCCGACCTGTCCCGCTGGCGCGGCGTCACGCGCAAGGCAGGCATCACGCTCGAGTAG
- a CDS encoding CaiB/BaiF CoA transferase family protein — translation MSHPPLAGKRVIELGTMLAAPFATHILSQLGAEVIKVEPPAGDPTRSLVRGGPSGTFIAYSHGKKSVCIDLSKQDGQAALRALLAGADALVHNLAPRAARKLGVTREACAKINPALIYCHIRGYTGGPQEDDLASNPVAEAATGVMDANRVDGRPSRLGPSYHDQFAGAYAVIGILASMLQPRQESAQGHVEIGLYETGLHVASRDLVGVQLKTQLLGRPEREPHGEFSMPGYGAYRTADERWLYLLMLTDGHWLKFCESMGLPQASDPTLATLRLRKKAREQVEDLVRGAISQHGFDDVVARLKAAGVGCTEVLPLERVLDAPQSQQPGKTRALHFRGLAFQAPEFPRLHAATDGVQTLPPAELGEHTLEVLEAAGITGAQRDALLASGAVVAARPGAFGWAPVREAA, via the coding sequence ATGAGCCATCCGCCCCTCGCCGGCAAGCGCGTGATCGAACTCGGCACGATGCTGGCCGCGCCTTTCGCCACACACATCCTTTCGCAGCTGGGCGCGGAGGTGATCAAGGTCGAGCCGCCCGCGGGCGACCCGACGCGCAGCCTCGTTCGCGGCGGCCCGAGCGGCACCTTCATCGCCTACAGCCACGGCAAGAAAAGCGTCTGCATCGACCTGTCGAAGCAAGACGGGCAGGCCGCGCTGCGCGCGCTGCTCGCGGGCGCCGATGCGCTGGTCCACAACCTCGCGCCGCGCGCCGCGCGCAAGCTGGGCGTGACGCGCGAAGCCTGCGCGAAGATCAATCCGGCCCTCATCTATTGCCACATCCGCGGCTATACCGGCGGCCCGCAGGAAGACGACCTCGCATCGAACCCCGTGGCGGAGGCGGCCACCGGCGTGATGGACGCCAACCGCGTCGACGGCCGGCCGAGCCGCCTCGGGCCCTCCTACCACGATCAGTTCGCCGGTGCGTACGCCGTGATCGGCATCCTGGCGTCGATGCTGCAGCCCCGGCAGGAGAGCGCCCAGGGCCACGTCGAGATCGGGCTGTACGAAACCGGGCTGCATGTCGCATCGCGCGACCTCGTGGGCGTGCAGCTCAAGACGCAGCTGCTCGGGCGTCCCGAGCGCGAGCCGCATGGCGAGTTCAGCATGCCGGGCTATGGCGCGTATCGCACGGCCGACGAGCGCTGGCTCTACCTGCTCATGCTCACCGACGGGCACTGGCTCAAGTTCTGCGAATCCATGGGCCTGCCGCAGGCTTCGGATCCGACGCTGGCCACGCTGCGCCTGCGCAAGAAGGCGCGCGAACAGGTCGAGGATCTGGTCCGCGGCGCGATCTCGCAGCATGGCTTCGACGATGTGGTCGCGCGTCTCAAGGCCGCGGGCGTGGGCTGCACCGAAGTGCTGCCGCTGGAGCGCGTGCTCGACGCGCCGCAGTCGCAGCAGCCGGGCAAGACACGCGCGCTGCACTTTCGCGGCCTGGCTTTCCAGGCACCCGAATTCCCGCGCCTGCACGCCGCCACCGACGGCGTGCAGACCCTGCCGCCGGCCGAGCTGGGTGAACACACGCTGGAAGTCCTCGAAGCCGCGGGCATCACCGGCGCACAGCGCGACGCCCTGCTCGCATCCGGCGCGGTGGTCGCGGCCAGGCCCGGCGCATTCGGCTGGGCACCGGTGCGCGAAGCCGCCTGA
- a CDS encoding ABC transporter substrate-binding protein, with protein sequence MRRRTFLSTGVAAASVALPTWVPAQQAAPGIDAATRTVTVGAFTPITGPVPFYTILTHAAEACFKWANETNALDGWKINYVSYDDGYEPARSVAVTRRLVEENKVFALAAPVGTAQSVAVIPYAKEVGLPMIGPIGGATALFSERLVFPLLPDYGWSAAANLDYALGDLKAGRVALLWENDELGRSAKRGFDLHMETVKKEAAESIPFEVRNTDFTPHVRRLANAKADVVILFGSNANLAAALKAADRVGYQAKWMAPFFTADPTTRKLAGNLLDGTYFSSWLMPVTADDADIKAYREQVAKHFPADPIGVFGLNGWSNGALFVKGFKTLLASGKPLTRASLVDVMETLTDQTVGGARGVSFKSGDHRGARQEAIIQAAADGSFKMVRDFRPYPAAVFDARIS encoded by the coding sequence ATGCGTAGAAGGACTTTTCTCTCCACCGGGGTTGCGGCGGCATCGGTGGCGCTGCCCACCTGGGTGCCCGCGCAGCAGGCCGCGCCGGGCATCGATGCGGCGACCAGGACCGTGACGGTCGGCGCCTTCACCCCGATCACGGGACCGGTGCCCTTCTACACGATCCTCACGCACGCGGCGGAGGCCTGCTTCAAGTGGGCCAACGAGACCAACGCCCTGGACGGCTGGAAGATCAACTACGTCAGCTATGACGACGGCTACGAGCCCGCGCGCAGCGTGGCAGTCACGCGCCGGCTGGTGGAAGAGAACAAGGTCTTCGCGCTCGCCGCGCCGGTGGGAACCGCGCAATCGGTCGCGGTGATTCCCTATGCCAAGGAAGTGGGGCTGCCCATGATCGGCCCCATCGGCGGCGCCACCGCGCTGTTCTCCGAGCGGCTCGTCTTCCCGCTTCTGCCCGACTACGGTTGGTCGGCCGCGGCCAACCTGGACTACGCGCTCGGCGATCTCAAGGCCGGCCGCGTGGCGCTGCTGTGGGAGAACGACGAACTCGGCCGCTCGGCCAAGCGCGGCTTCGACCTGCACATGGAGACCGTGAAGAAGGAAGCGGCCGAGTCCATTCCCTTCGAGGTGCGCAACACCGACTTCACGCCGCACGTGCGGCGTCTCGCCAATGCGAAGGCGGACGTGGTCATCCTCTTCGGCTCCAACGCCAATCTCGCGGCCGCATTGAAGGCCGCCGACCGCGTCGGCTACCAGGCCAAGTGGATGGCGCCCTTCTTCACGGCCGACCCGACCACCCGCAAGCTGGCCGGCAACCTGCTCGACGGCACCTATTTCTCCTCGTGGCTGATGCCGGTCACGGCCGACGATGCCGACATCAAGGCCTACCGCGAGCAGGTCGCGAAGCACTTCCCGGCCGATCCCATCGGCGTCTTCGGCCTCAATGGCTGGAGCAACGGCGCGCTGTTCGTGAAGGGCTTCAAGACGCTCCTGGCCAGCGGCAAGCCGCTCACGCGCGCCAGCCTCGTGGACGTGATGGAAACCCTGACCGACCAGACCGTGGGCGGCGCGCGCGGCGTGAGCTTCAAGTCGGGCGACCACCGCGGTGCGCGCCAGGAAGCCATCATCCAGGCCGCGGCCGACGGCAGCTTCAAGATGGTGCGCGACTTCCGGCCTTATCCGGCCGCGGTCTTCGACGCCAGGATCTCGTGA
- a CDS encoding FAS1-like dehydratase domain-containing protein, translated as MTASYESWIGREEERTERISVHAAETMAATLDLESSPRLGDALPPGWQWMFFNPAVPRRGLGVDGHPRRGGFLPPIELPRRMWAGSRIRYLADLPVGSSATRRSRIQKVENKVGKRGSLWFVTVQHTTQCEGVDCIVEEQDIVYREATPPGAVAPTPARHDDVAQWGREIVPDTTLLFRYSALTFNGHRIHYDQAYARDEEGYPDLVVHGPLTATLLQGLAMEHGGGRALASFEFRGVNPLFVSHPFRVEGREGEGGTLALWARGPAGELAMSASASFR; from the coding sequence TTGACTGCTTCCTACGAAAGCTGGATCGGCCGCGAAGAGGAGCGCACCGAGCGCATCTCGGTCCACGCCGCCGAGACCATGGCGGCCACGCTCGACCTCGAAAGCAGCCCGCGCCTGGGCGATGCGCTGCCGCCGGGCTGGCAATGGATGTTCTTCAACCCGGCGGTGCCGCGCCGCGGACTCGGCGTGGACGGCCACCCGCGCCGTGGCGGATTCCTGCCGCCGATCGAACTGCCGCGGCGCATGTGGGCCGGCAGCCGCATCCGCTACCTGGCGGACCTGCCCGTGGGCTCGAGCGCGACAAGAAGGAGCCGCATCCAGAAGGTCGAGAACAAGGTCGGCAAGCGCGGCTCGCTCTGGTTCGTCACGGTGCAGCACACCACGCAGTGCGAAGGGGTGGACTGCATCGTCGAAGAGCAGGACATCGTCTACCGCGAGGCGACACCCCCGGGCGCCGTAGCGCCGACGCCGGCGCGCCATGACGACGTCGCGCAATGGGGCCGCGAGATCGTGCCCGACACCACGCTGCTGTTCCGCTATTCGGCGCTGACCTTCAACGGCCACCGCATTCACTACGACCAGGCCTACGCGCGCGACGAAGAGGGCTATCCGGACCTCGTGGTGCATGGCCCGCTGACCGCGACCCTGCTGCAGGGGCTCGCAATGGAACACGGCGGCGGACGCGCGCTCGCGAGCTTCGAGTTCCGCGGCGTCAATCCGCTGTTCGTCTCGCATCCGTTCCGCGTCGAAGGCCGCGAGGGCGAGGGCGGAACGCTCGCGCTCTGGGCCCGCGGACCGGCCGGCGAGCTCGCCATGTCGGCCAGCGCGTCCTTCCGCTGA
- a CDS encoding SDR family NAD(P)-dependent oxidoreductase, protein MAQHLSGPASLEGQVAFITGGAGGMGRAISAAFKAAGARVIATDRAENEDMGAGIEYRRYDVTSRAATDDVIDAVIAKHGRIDILVLCAGIIARTPLGDSTDEEWDAIMQVNVRGVVNPARKLFPLMCERGYGKILAAGSIAAKNGGVASGPAYVSSKAAVHGMMRWIAKAGAPHGVYANTLAPGPVETAMWANVTGSAAPSANATVPLGRYGNAEDIAQAALFLCSPASNWITGTSLDISGGMWMD, encoded by the coding sequence ATGGCACAACATCTGAGCGGCCCCGCCAGCCTGGAAGGCCAGGTGGCCTTCATCACCGGCGGCGCCGGCGGTATGGGCCGGGCCATCTCGGCCGCGTTCAAGGCAGCGGGTGCGCGCGTCATCGCGACGGACCGCGCCGAGAACGAAGACATGGGCGCGGGCATCGAGTACCGCCGCTACGACGTGACCTCGCGCGCCGCCACCGACGACGTGATCGACGCCGTGATCGCCAAGCACGGCCGCATCGACATCCTCGTTCTCTGCGCCGGCATCATCGCGCGCACCCCGCTCGGCGACAGCACGGACGAAGAGTGGGACGCGATCATGCAAGTCAACGTGCGCGGCGTCGTCAATCCGGCGCGCAAGCTGTTCCCGCTGATGTGCGAGCGCGGCTATGGAAAGATCCTCGCGGCCGGCTCGATCGCCGCCAAGAACGGCGGCGTCGCCTCCGGCCCGGCCTACGTGTCGTCGAAGGCGGCGGTGCACGGGATGATGCGCTGGATCGCCAAGGCCGGCGCGCCGCACGGCGTCTACGCCAACACGCTGGCACCCGGACCGGTGGAGACCGCGATGTGGGCCAACGTCACCGGCAGCGCCGCGCCGTCGGCCAACGCCACCGTGCCGCTAGGGCGCTACGGCAATGCGGAGGACATCGCGCAAGCGGCGCTCTTCCTCTGCTCGCCCGCTTCCAACTGGATCACCGGCACGTCGCTCGACATCAGCGGCGGCATGTGGATGGACTGA
- a CDS encoding NAD(P)-dependent oxidoreductase: protein MTEQSPPVIGFVGLGVMGGPMCRNMALKHAGELRAFDTSESAFEAVQGTKARRVQTLGELAAQADIVFLSLPGGPAVESVCLGEQGLAAGARRPRVIVDLSTTTVASARSVAQRLAERDVQFADAPVARTREAAQRGELSIMVGAQPALFERIEPLLRYIGTDVTLCGDVGCGQVVKLINNALVFENTVALAEMMVLGERAGVKPETLLDAVSKGSGDSFVLRNHGRKAMLPRSFPDKSFSPEYVLKDISYVLELAGQTGVAAHVTELARRYYAATAAHGFSGRYFPAVIEMVDRNQHLSEAKA, encoded by the coding sequence ATGACAGAGCAATCCCCTCCGGTGATCGGCTTCGTGGGCCTGGGCGTGATGGGCGGTCCGATGTGCCGCAACATGGCGCTCAAGCACGCCGGCGAGCTGCGGGCCTTCGACACCAGCGAATCGGCCTTCGAGGCGGTGCAGGGCACGAAGGCGCGCCGCGTGCAGACGCTCGGCGAGCTGGCCGCGCAGGCCGACATCGTCTTCCTGTCGCTGCCGGGCGGCCCCGCGGTCGAATCGGTGTGCCTCGGCGAGCAGGGACTTGCAGCGGGTGCGCGCCGGCCACGGGTGATCGTCGACCTGAGCACCACCACGGTGGCATCGGCCCGCAGCGTTGCGCAGCGGCTCGCTGAGCGCGACGTGCAGTTCGCCGACGCGCCGGTGGCCCGCACACGCGAGGCGGCACAACGCGGCGAGCTCAGCATCATGGTCGGCGCGCAGCCGGCGCTGTTCGAGCGCATCGAGCCCTTGCTGCGCTACATCGGCACCGACGTCACGCTGTGCGGCGACGTCGGCTGCGGCCAGGTGGTGAAGCTGATCAACAACGCGCTGGTGTTCGAGAACACCGTCGCGCTGGCCGAGATGATGGTGCTGGGCGAGCGCGCGGGCGTGAAGCCCGAGACGCTGCTCGACGCGGTCTCCAAGGGTTCCGGCGACAGCTTCGTGCTGCGCAACCATGGGCGCAAGGCGATGCTGCCGCGCAGCTTTCCCGACAAGTCCTTCTCGCCCGAGTACGTGCTCAAGGACATCTCCTACGTGCTCGAACTGGCCGGGCAGACCGGCGTCGCCGCGCATGTCACCGAGCTGGCGCGGCGCTACTACGCGGCTACGGCGGCCCACGGCTTCAGCGGCCGCTACTTCCCCGCGGTCATCGAGATGGTGGACCGCAACCAGCACCTCTCCGAAGCAAAGGCCTGA